From the Alphaproteobacteria bacterium genome, one window contains:
- the rplN gene encoding 50S ribosomal protein L14: protein MIQMQSNLDVADNSGAKRVQCIKVLGGSHRKTASVGDVIVVSIKDAIPRGKVKKGEVHKAVIVRTSSPLLRSDGTSIRFDKNAAVIINKQNEPIGTRIFGPVTRELRAKKYMKIVSLAPEVL from the coding sequence ATGTTGCGGATAATTCCGGCGCCAAACGGGTACAGTGCATTAAAGTGCTTGGTGGATCGCACCGCAAAACCGCTTCTGTCGGTGATGTTATCGTTGTATCCATCAAAGATGCGATACCACGCGGTAAAGTAAAAAAAGGTGAAGTGCATAAGGCTGTTATAGTGCGCACCTCATCACCACTTTTACGCAGTGATGGTACGTCTATCCGCTTTGATAAAAATGCTGCGGTAATTATCAATAAGCAGAATGAGCCTATCGGAACACGTATTTTTGGTCCGGTAACGCGTGAACTACGTGCAAAAAAATATATGAAAATTGTTTCTTTAGCGCCAGAAGTGTTGTAA
- the rplX gene encoding 50S ribosomal protein L24 yields the protein MAQKLKIKKGDNVVVTAGRDAGKKGSVVKVLPSDNRVIVQGVNMVKRHTKPSMAGPGGIQEKELSIHISNVAIADPKTGKPSRVGYKFLKDGSKVRVAKASGEVIDA from the coding sequence ATGGCACAGAAGCTGAAAATCAAAAAAGGCGACAATGTAGTGGTTACTGCAGGTCGCGACGCCGGTAAAAAAGGTAGCGTTGTTAAGGTGCTGCCTAGCGATAATCGCGTTATCGTGCAAGGTGTGAATATGGTAAAGCGCCATACAAAACCAAGCATGGCGGGTCCAGGCGGTATACAGGAAAAAGAACTATCCATTCACATATCGAATGTTGCTATCGCAGACCCCAAGACTGGCAAACCATCCCGCGTAGGGTATAAGTTCCTTAAGGATGGCAGTAAAGTCCGCGTTGCTAAAGCATCGGGTGAAGTAATTGACGCATAA
- the rplE gene encoding 50S ribosomal protein L5 — translation MYESDIRGSLQKQYNYKNPMQVPRLEKIVLNMGVGEAVADSKAINGAVEEMALITGQKPIITRAKKSVAGFKIREGMPLGCKVTLRSAQMYEFLDRLVNIALPRVRDFRGVSGKSFDGCGNYSLGIKEQIVFPEINYDKVSQVRGMDITFVTTAANDEEAKALLTGFNMPFRK, via the coding sequence ATGTATGAAAGTGATATTCGCGGATCTTTGCAAAAGCAGTATAACTATAAAAACCCTATGCAGGTTCCACGTTTAGAGAAAATTGTTCTCAACATGGGTGTGGGTGAAGCAGTTGCTGATAGTAAGGCGATCAACGGTGCAGTAGAAGAAATGGCACTTATTACTGGTCAAAAACCTATTATTACACGCGCAAAAAAGTCGGTTGCCGGCTTTAAAATCCGTGAAGGTATGCCTTTGGGTTGTAAAGTAACTCTGCGTAGTGCGCAGATGTATGAATTTTTAGATCGGTTGGTAAACATTGCCTTGCCACGCGTGCGTGATTTTCGCGGTGTAAGCGGTAAGAGTTTTGATGGTTGCGGAAACTACTCGCTTGGTATAAAAGAGCAGATTGTATTTCCAGAGATCAATTATGATAAAGTAAGTCAGGTGCGCGGTATGGATATTACATTTGTGACCACCGCAGCAAACGATGAAGAAGCAAAAGCATTATTGACCGGCTTTAATATGCCGTTCCGTAAATAA
- the rpsN gene encoding 30S ribosomal protein S14 encodes MAKVSSVEKNARRVRMHKKYADKRIALKKVVMSKDTPIEERFEAQLKLAELPRNSAKNRQRNRCGLSGRPRGFYRKFKLSRIALRELASSGQIPGMIKSSW; translated from the coding sequence TTGGCTAAGGTGAGTTCTGTAGAAAAAAATGCACGTCGCGTTCGTATGCATAAAAAATATGCTGATAAACGTATAGCATTGAAAAAAGTTGTAATGAGTAAAGATACGCCCATTGAAGAGCGTTTTGAAGCTCAATTGAAATTGGCAGAATTGCCCCGCAACAGTGCTAAAAATCGTCAGCGTAACCGCTGTGGTTTGAGTGGCCGCCCGCGTGGTTTCTACCGTAAGTTTAAATTGTCGCGTATTGCGCTGCGTGAACTGGCCTCAAGTGGTCAGATTCCCGGCATGATCAAGTCGAGCTGGTAA
- the rpsH gene encoding 30S ribosomal protein S8 — MSMNDLLSDMLTRIRNGQNANLAQITCPASNLLANVCAVLKKEGYIVDFSKTEPKGGKSDIVIDLKYYEGEAVIKEIKRISKPGRRNYSKINELPQYYNGLGIAILSTPRGVMSDYDARLANVGGEVLCSVF, encoded by the coding sequence ATGTCGATGAACGATTTGTTATCCGATATGCTAACGCGCATTCGCAATGGCCAAAATGCTAATTTAGCGCAAATCACTTGCCCTGCTTCGAATTTGCTGGCCAATGTATGCGCCGTTTTGAAAAAAGAAGGTTACATTGTAGACTTTAGCAAAACAGAGCCCAAAGGCGGGAAATCTGATATCGTGATTGATCTGAAATATTATGAAGGTGAAGCGGTTATTAAGGAAATTAAACGTATTTCCAAGCCAGGACGCCGTAATTATTCAAAAATTAATGAGCTGCCACAATACTATAATGGCCTTGGCATCGCAATCTTATCTACCCCACGTGGTGTGATGTCTGATTATGATGCCCGTCTGGCTAATGTAGGTGGTGAAGTGCTCTGTAGCGTATTCTAG
- the rplF gene encoding 50S ribosomal protein L6: MSRIGKLPITVPSGVQVDIKDHLVTVKGQKGELKQKIVGDVSVTINDGEINVKPANDTKRARAMWGMSRTLINNMITGVTDGFTKRLEIRGVGFRASVDGKILNLSLGFSHEIKYAIPEGISIVAEKPTLLVISGTDAQKVGQTAALLRSLRKPEPYKGKGVRYENERVIMKEGKKK, encoded by the coding sequence ATGTCGCGTATTGGTAAACTTCCTATTACGGTTCCATCTGGTGTACAAGTTGATATTAAAGATCATCTGGTAACCGTTAAAGGACAAAAAGGCGAATTAAAGCAAAAGATTGTAGGGGATGTTAGTGTAACCATCAATGATGGTGAAATTAATGTGAAGCCTGCAAATGATACTAAGCGCGCACGCGCTATGTGGGGTATGTCGCGCACGTTAATTAACAACATGATCACTGGTGTTACCGATGGCTTTACCAAGCGCTTGGAGATTCGTGGTGTTGGTTTTCGCGCCTCTGTAGATGGCAAAATCCTTAATTTATCGCTTGGGTTCAGCCACGAAATAAAATATGCAATTCCTGAGGGCATTTCCATTGTTGCTGAAAAACCTACTTTGTTGGTTATTTCCGGCACAGATGCGCAAAAAGTAGGCCAGACTGCCGCATTGCTACGTAGCTTGCGCAAACCTGAGCCATATAAAGGTAAGGGCGTACGTTATGAGAACGAACGCGTAATCATGAAAGAGGGCAAGAAGAAGTAA
- the rplR gene encoding 50S ribosomal protein L18, with protein sequence MATNSNQLFERRQRRVRHSLRQKGNGRIRLSVFRSGRHIYAQLIDDVQGKTLAAASTVDKDLKGKLKTTSTVEAAKAVGELIAKRGKAAKVNDVVFDRGGFIYHGRVKALADAAREGGLNF encoded by the coding sequence ATGGCTACTAACTCCAATCAACTTTTTGAGCGCCGCCAACGTCGCGTGCGCCACAGCCTCCGCCAAAAAGGCAATGGTCGTATCCGCCTTTCGGTTTTCCGCTCGGGTAGGCATATTTATGCGCAGCTGATTGACGATGTGCAAGGCAAAACCCTTGCTGCAGCATCTACTGTGGATAAAGATCTTAAGGGCAAGTTAAAAACTACAAGCACAGTTGAAGCTGCAAAGGCAGTGGGTGAGCTGATTGCTAAGCGTGGTAAAGCTGCGAAGGTGAACGACGTAGTATTTGACCGAGGTGGTTTTATTTATCATGGTCGCGTGAAAGCGCTGGCTGATGCAGCCCGCGAAGGCGGTTTGAATTTCTAA
- the rpsE gene encoding 30S ribosomal protein S5, producing the protein MARNNAAQQSQHENSDLIDKLVSINRVAKVVKGGRRFGFAALVVVGDGKGRVGYGSGKAKEVSDAVRKATESAKKNMVRISLRENRTLHHDVAGRFGAGNVLMRAAPPGTGVIAGGPMRAIFEALGVQDVVAKSNGTSNPYNMVKATFEALQTMRSPKAVAGKRGLKIGEIVSRRESTGKTAAND; encoded by the coding sequence ATGGCACGTAATAACGCAGCACAGCAGTCGCAGCATGAAAACAGCGATTTGATTGACAAACTGGTTTCCATTAACCGCGTAGCTAAAGTAGTAAAAGGTGGCCGTCGCTTCGGCTTCGCTGCTTTGGTTGTTGTGGGAGATGGTAAAGGCCGGGTAGGCTATGGCTCAGGAAAAGCAAAAGAAGTAAGCGATGCTGTACGTAAAGCTACGGAATCGGCTAAAAAGAACATGGTGCGTATCTCTTTGCGCGAAAACCGCACGTTACACCATGATGTTGCTGGCCGCTTTGGCGCAGGTAATGTGTTGATGCGTGCAGCGCCTCCAGGTACTGGTGTGATCGCAGGTGGTCCTATGCGCGCTATTTTTGAAGCCTTAGGCGTGCAAGATGTGGTAGCGAAATCTAACGGTACCAGTAACCCGTATAATATGGTTAAGGCAACATTTGAAGCCCTGCAAACCATGCGTTCCCCTAAAGCAGTAGCGGGTAAACGTGGTTTGAAGATCGGTGAGATTGTTAGCCGTCGTGAATCAACCGGCAAAACTGCCGCAAACGATTAA
- the rpmD gene encoding 50S ribosomal protein L30, translating to MAAAKKQAAGKIKVTQTGSPIGRPAKQRATLRGLGLNKLRRSSELEDTPAVRGMIKTVHHLVQVEEA from the coding sequence ATGGCTGCAGCTAAAAAACAAGCCGCTGGTAAAATTAAAGTAACGCAAACAGGTAGCCCCATCGGTCGCCCTGCGAAGCAGCGCGCTACACTTAGAGGCCTTGGCCTCAACAAATTGCGTCGTTCTAGTGAGCTGGAAGATACTCCAGCTGTGCGCGGAATGATAAAAACCGTTCACCATTTGGTGCAAGTAGAAGAAGCATAA
- the rplO gene encoding 50S ribosomal protein L15 has protein sequence MKLNEIKDNEGARKGRMRIGRGIGSGKGKTGGRGVKGQKSRTGVSINGFEGGQMPLFRRLPKRGFKSINRKAYEVINLSDLQRLVDEKKVDASKPLNSEILQQAGLVHNNKFGVKLLAKGELKAKVTVEVAKASAAAQEAVKKAGGKVVLPEAKKAA, from the coding sequence ATGAAGCTGAATGAAATTAAAGATAATGAAGGCGCACGCAAAGGCCGTATGCGCATTGGACGCGGTATTGGTAGCGGCAAAGGTAAAACCGGTGGCCGTGGTGTAAAGGGACAAAAATCCCGTACCGGCGTCAGCATTAATGGATTTGAAGGCGGTCAAATGCCTTTGTTCCGTCGCTTACCTAAGCGCGGCTTCAAAAGCATTAATCGTAAAGCCTACGAAGTCATCAATCTTTCTGATCTTCAACGTCTCGTTGATGAGAAAAAAGTGGATGCCTCCAAGCCTTTGAATAGTGAAATTCTGCAACAGGCAGGTCTGGTGCATAACAATAAATTTGGCGTTAAACTGCTGGCTAAAGGCGAACTTAAAGCGAAAGTTACTGTAGAGGTGGCTAAAGCCTCTGCTGCTGCGCAAGAAGCCGTAAAAAAAGCTGGTGGTAAAGTAGTTCTTCCAGAAGCAAAGAAAGCCGCATAA
- the secY gene encoding preprotein translocase subunit SecY has protein sequence MTSSAERLAANMNLGAFGKADELKKRLWFVIGALIVYRIGTYIPLPGIDPNMLAEIFRQQGGGILGVFNMFSGGALGRMSIFALAVVPYISASIIMQLMTVVSPQMAAMKKEGEAGKQKINQYTRYGTVVLAALQGWGIGVGLENMTAGGDSAVLMPGFLFRFTTALTLVGGTMFLMWLGEQITSRGIGNGISLIIFAGIVAEFPGALYQMLAGARSGSGMSIELVLIVIAIAVGLVLFIVFMERAQRRLVVQYPKRQVGNKLYQGEKSHLPLKLNMAGVIPPIFASSILMFPLTIASFNSGESSGWLQWITSYISHGQPLYVALYIAIIIFFSFFYTAVVFPPKDAADNLKKNGGFIAGIRPGKNTENYIDYVLTRLTTVGALYIAFVCAVPELLISNYNVPFYLGGTSLLIVVNVTMDFVSQVQSHLFAHQYEGLLKKSKLRGRRA, from the coding sequence ATGACATCTTCCGCAGAGCGTCTCGCCGCTAACATGAATCTTGGTGCCTTTGGTAAAGCAGATGAGCTTAAGAAGCGTCTGTGGTTTGTTATTGGTGCATTAATTGTGTACCGTATTGGTACTTATATTCCTCTGCCTGGCATCGATCCTAATATGCTTGCCGAAATTTTCCGTCAACAAGGCGGTGGAATTTTGGGAGTGTTTAATATGTTCTCGGGTGGTGCGTTGGGGCGGATGTCAATCTTTGCGCTAGCTGTCGTACCCTATATTTCCGCATCCATTATCATGCAGCTCATGACGGTAGTTTCTCCCCAAATGGCTGCAATGAAAAAAGAAGGGGAGGCCGGCAAGCAGAAAATTAATCAATATACTCGTTATGGAACGGTTGTGCTTGCAGCTCTGCAGGGTTGGGGCATTGGAGTTGGTTTAGAGAACATGACAGCCGGTGGAGATTCCGCTGTATTAATGCCAGGATTCTTATTCCGCTTCACAACAGCACTGACACTCGTTGGTGGCACAATGTTCTTAATGTGGCTGGGTGAACAAATTACCTCACGCGGTATAGGAAATGGAATTTCGCTTATTATTTTCGCAGGGATCGTTGCAGAATTTCCCGGAGCATTATATCAAATGCTTGCCGGCGCGCGCAGCGGTTCTGGTATGTCCATTGAGCTGGTATTGATCGTCATTGCGATTGCCGTAGGATTAGTTCTATTCATCGTATTTATGGAGCGCGCACAGCGCCGTTTGGTGGTGCAATATCCAAAACGCCAAGTGGGGAATAAGCTTTATCAAGGTGAGAAATCTCATTTGCCGCTAAAACTCAATATGGCAGGTGTTATTCCACCTATATTTGCCAGCTCTATTCTGATGTTTCCCCTTACTATTGCCAGCTTCAACTCCGGCGAAAGCTCCGGCTGGTTGCAATGGATTACATCATATATTTCTCATGGGCAGCCTTTATATGTGGCGCTGTATATTGCCATTATTATATTCTTTAGCTTCTTTTATACTGCGGTGGTATTCCCCCCGAAAGATGCCGCAGATAATTTGAAAAAGAATGGCGGATTTATTGCAGGGATACGTCCAGGGAAAAATACAGAAAATTATATTGATTATGTACTTACGCGCCTTACCACGGTTGGAGCTTTATATATTGCCTTTGTATGCGCCGTACCAGAATTACTGATTTCGAATTATAATGTGCCTTTTTATCTTGGTGGCACCAGCCTGCTAATTGTGGTGAATGTTACCATGGACTTTGTGAGTCAAGTACAGTCGCACTTGTTTGCACATCAATATGAAGGTCTGTTGAAAAAATCAAAACTACGTGGCAGACGCGCATGA
- a CDS encoding adenylate kinase, whose protein sequence is MNLILLGPPGAGKGTQAKFLQDKHQLAHLSTGDMLRATVASGSTMGKKLQDIMSSGNLVPDAIMVDMIRDRIAQDDCKHGFILDGFPRTIAQAEALDDMLERENRALNHVIELKVRDDEMVERVSGRFACAVCGEGYHDSFKQPKEKNVCNICGAVEFTRRKDDQPETVKRRLESYHQQTEPLLPYYQKRGVLRSVDGMADIEEVTRQINAQLSAKAIDL, encoded by the coding sequence ATGAATCTTATACTTCTTGGCCCTCCAGGTGCTGGCAAAGGTACACAGGCAAAGTTTTTGCAGGATAAGCACCAATTGGCGCATTTATCGACTGGGGACATGTTGCGGGCTACGGTGGCATCCGGCTCTACTATGGGTAAAAAGTTACAAGATATTATGTCCAGCGGAAATTTAGTGCCTGACGCAATTATGGTGGATATGATCCGTGACCGCATTGCACAAGATGATTGTAAACATGGTTTTATACTCGATGGGTTTCCTCGCACTATCGCGCAAGCCGAAGCGCTTGATGATATGCTGGAACGTGAGAACCGCGCATTGAACCATGTTATCGAGCTGAAGGTGCGCGATGATGAAATGGTTGAAAGAGTATCAGGACGGTTTGCTTGCGCTGTATGTGGAGAAGGCTACCACGACAGTTTTAAGCAACCGAAAGAAAAAAATGTCTGTAATATTTGTGGAGCAGTAGAATTTACGCGCCGCAAAGACGATCAACCTGAAACGGTGAAGCGCCGGTTAGAATCGTATCACCAGCAGACAGAGCCGTTATTGCCATATTACCAAAAACGCGGCGTTTTGCGTAGCGTGGATGGCATGGCAGACATAGAAGAGGTTACAAGGCAAATAAATGCGCAACTAAGCGCTAAAGCTATTGACTTGTGA
- the rpsM gene encoding 30S ribosomal protein S13, translated as MARIAGVNIPTAKRLDIALTYIHGIGRAKAKEICLKTNLPVDKRVNELTEDEVIKVRETIDRDYTVEGELRREVGMNIKRLMDLGCYRGLRHRRRLPVRGQRTHTNARTRKGKAKPIAGKKK; from the coding sequence GTGGCTCGTATCGCAGGGGTAAATATACCGACAGCTAAACGCTTAGATATTGCATTGACGTATATCCATGGAATTGGACGCGCCAAGGCGAAAGAAATTTGTTTGAAAACAAATCTTCCAGTGGATAAGCGCGTGAATGAACTCACTGAAGATGAAGTGATTAAAGTGCGCGAAACCATTGACCGCGATTATACCGTAGAAGGTGAATTGCGCCGTGAAGTGGGTATGAACATTAAGCGTTTGATGGATCTGGGTTGCTATCGCGGCCTCCGTCACCGTCGTCGCTTACCTGTTCGGGGACAGCGTACCCATACAAATGCACGTACGCGCAAGGGCAAAGCGAAGCCCATCGCTGGTAAAAAGAAATAA
- the rpsK gene encoding 30S ribosomal protein S11, with amino-acid sequence MAKQEAKRVKRRERKNITSGVVHVNASFNNTIITITDMQGNVISWSSAGSQGFKGSRKSTPYAAQMTAEDAGRKAQDHGLMNVDVLVKGPGSGRESALRALQAIGFTVSSIKDVTPIPHNGCRPPKRRRV; translated from the coding sequence ATGGCTAAGCAGGAAGCGAAACGCGTTAAGCGCCGCGAACGTAAAAATATCACTTCAGGTGTGGTGCATGTGAACGCCTCGTTCAATAACACCATCATTACTATCACAGACATGCAAGGCAATGTGATTTCCTGGTCTTCTGCCGGCTCACAAGGCTTCAAGGGCTCGCGCAAATCTACACCATACGCTGCGCAAATGACCGCAGAAGATGCAGGTCGTAAAGCTCAGGATCATGGTTTGATGAATGTTGATGTATTAGTAAAAGGCCCTGGTTCAGGACGCGAATCAGCTTTGCGTGCTTTGCAGGCTATTGGTTTTACCGTTTCGTCAATTAAAGACGTTACGCCAATTCCGCATAATGGTTGCCGTCCACCTAAACGCCGTCGCGTATAA
- a CDS encoding DNA-directed RNA polymerase subunit alpha — translation MISKNWKELIKPSKLVIEPTKRNQNESVVVAEPLERGFGLTLGNALRRVLLSSLQGAAITSIKIDGVLHEFSSIPGVREDVTDVVLNLKTLAIKVGSPERKKLTLKATGPCEVTASMISCPADVEIINGEQAICTLDKGAKIDVEMTVDTGKGYVPASQNRPEDAPIGLIPVDALYSPIKRVSYKVENSRVGQVTDYDKLSLFIETDGTADAEDAVAFAARILQDQLQQFINFEEQEVEEQKKESDELPFSPYLLKKVEELELSVRSANCLKNDNIVYIGDLVQKTESEMLKTPNFGRKSLNEIKEVLQSMNLRFGMDVSGWPPENIEELARKYEEPY, via the coding sequence GTGATTAGCAAAAACTGGAAAGAATTAATTAAACCTTCGAAACTCGTTATTGAGCCAACCAAACGCAATCAAAATGAATCGGTTGTTGTTGCGGAGCCTTTAGAGCGCGGCTTTGGTTTGACACTCGGTAATGCGCTTCGTCGCGTATTGCTTTCTTCACTGCAAGGCGCTGCCATCACCTCTATCAAGATCGATGGTGTGTTGCATGAGTTTTCATCTATTCCTGGTGTGCGTGAAGACGTGACAGATGTAGTGTTGAATCTCAAAACTTTAGCAATTAAAGTTGGTAGCCCTGAGCGCAAAAAACTGACGCTGAAAGCTACTGGCCCTTGCGAAGTAACTGCAAGCATGATCAGCTGCCCCGCCGATGTAGAAATTATCAATGGCGAGCAAGCAATCTGTACGCTTGATAAAGGCGCTAAGATTGATGTAGAAATGACCGTGGATACTGGCAAAGGCTATGTTCCTGCTTCGCAAAACCGCCCTGAAGATGCACCAATCGGGCTGATACCTGTAGACGCACTTTACAGCCCTATCAAACGCGTGTCTTATAAGGTAGAGAACAGCCGCGTAGGCCAAGTGACCGATTATGATAAATTGTCATTGTTTATTGAAACAGATGGAACTGCCGATGCGGAAGACGCTGTAGCATTTGCTGCACGTATTTTGCAAGATCAACTACAGCAATTCATTAATTTTGAAGAGCAAGAAGTTGAAGAGCAGAAGAAAGAATCTGATGAATTGCCGTTCAGCCCCTATTTGCTGAAGAAGGTAGAAGAATTGGAGCTTTCTGTACGTTCGGCTAACTGCCTTAAAAATGACAATATTGTGTATATTGGTGATTTGGTGCAGAAAACCGAATCTGAAATGTTAAAAACACCAAATTTTGGTCGCAAGTCACTTAATGAGATTAAGGAAGTGCTGCAAAGCATGAATTTGCGCTTTGGTATGGATGTTTCAGGCTGGCCGCCAGAAAACATTGAAGAATTGGCTCGCAAATACGAAGAGCCCTATTAA
- the rplQ gene encoding 50S ribosomal protein L17 has protein sequence MRHNMSGRKLNRTSSHRKAMFMNLSNALIKHEQITTTLPKAKELRPFVEKLITLGKRGDLHARRQALSILQDKAMVEKLFDALAKRYKERSGGYSRVLRAGFRYGDNAPMAIIEFVDRDVDAKGKDSGPVFDEEEVDAGANKKTAAA, from the coding sequence ATGCGTCACAACATGAGCGGACGTAAGCTGAATCGCACCAGTTCACATCGCAAGGCGATGTTTATGAACTTATCTAATGCGCTGATTAAGCATGAGCAAATCACAACAACGTTGCCAAAAGCAAAAGAGCTACGCCCTTTTGTTGAGAAGTTGATTACATTGGGTAAGCGTGGAGATCTGCATGCACGTCGTCAGGCGTTGTCGATTTTGCAAGATAAAGCAATGGTTGAAAAATTGTTTGATGCTTTGGCAAAGCGCTATAAAGAGCGCAGCGGCGGTTATAGCCGTGTGTTAAGAGCTGGATTCCGCTATGGTGATAATGCTCCTATGGCGATTATTGAATTTGTTGATCGCGATGTGGATGCTAAGGGCAAGGATTCTGGCCCTGTCTTTGATGAGGAAGAAGTAGACGCAGGCGCAAATAAGAAAACTGCCGCAGCCTAA
- a CDS encoding sulfotransferase — MKMQTYSRAAMAFEQAHYYAPENAQYCCDLGKAHRMLNNFEEAKHALQRAVKLDDSLYEAWRNLGLVHVALGQSDAALASYAEARKCDPQNSSVLINIGNLLKSLGDKHHAIAAYKEALSLQPDCADSHRQLSLVKAYTQKDETLIADMTQRYHEYLACNQNESAITMGLALAKAHRDRNEQAAAWEYLHMTRRAMREKYLYDGAAVAQWFDAIMTAYSAPMQLGVATDNQCSDREFSPIFIVGMPRSGTSLIEQILASHPQIYGAGELNDIQIIVQRTWPQLTGASYPKNAEKIQPEQLEQLEAEYLNRMKAYAFPPSQRITDKMPGNFRYLGVIYQLFPQAKIVHCVRNPLDNCVSIYQHYFADRHRYANDLNDLADYYKIYQELMAHWHSVLPENVILDVSYEDLVSNQRFHTRRLLDFCNISWDDACLAFHKTQRQVTTASAVQVRQPLYASSVNRWRNEAEYVQPLVNAFKV, encoded by the coding sequence ATGAAAATGCAAACATACAGCCGCGCCGCAATGGCATTTGAGCAGGCACATTATTATGCACCGGAAAACGCCCAATATTGTTGCGACTTAGGTAAAGCGCATCGCATGCTGAATAACTTTGAGGAGGCCAAGCACGCTTTGCAACGCGCCGTGAAGCTGGATGACAGCTTATATGAGGCGTGGCGCAACCTGGGTTTGGTGCATGTTGCATTAGGGCAAAGCGATGCTGCATTGGCTAGTTATGCCGAAGCGCGAAAATGCGACCCGCAGAATTCTTCCGTGCTTATTAATATTGGCAATTTACTAAAATCGCTAGGGGATAAACATCATGCCATAGCTGCTTATAAAGAGGCACTATCTTTGCAGCCTGACTGTGCTGATAGCCACCGACAGCTCTCTTTGGTAAAGGCTTATACACAGAAAGATGAAACGTTGATAGCGGATATGACGCAACGCTATCACGAGTATCTTGCCTGCAACCAAAATGAAAGCGCTATTACTATGGGGCTTGCTCTTGCCAAAGCTCATCGCGATAGGAATGAGCAGGCGGCAGCATGGGAATATTTGCACATGACGCGACGGGCAATGCGTGAAAAATATTTGTATGATGGTGCTGCTGTAGCGCAGTGGTTCGATGCGATTATGACTGCATATTCTGCACCCATGCAATTAGGTGTTGCCACCGACAACCAGTGCTCAGACAGAGAGTTCTCACCAATTTTTATTGTGGGTATGCCACGTTCTGGCACATCGTTGATTGAGCAAATTCTTGCAAGCCATCCGCAAATTTATGGGGCAGGGGAATTAAATGACATACAAATTATTGTGCAGCGAACATGGCCACAACTGACAGGTGCATCATATCCGAAGAATGCAGAAAAGATTCAACCTGAGCAGTTAGAGCAATTAGAAGCTGAATATCTCAATCGAATGAAAGCATATGCGTTCCCGCCTTCACAGCGGATAACGGATAAAATGCCAGGAAATTTCCGGTATTTGGGTGTGATCTATCAGTTGTTTCCTCAAGCGAAAATTGTACATTGTGTGCGCAACCCACTGGATAATTGTGTGTCGATTTATCAGCATTATTTTGCCGATAGACACCGTTATGCCAATGATTTGAACGATTTGGCCGATTATTATAAGATTTACCAAGAGCTTATGGCGCATTGGCATTCGGTGTTGCCTGAGAATGTGATATTAGATGTATCTTATGAAGACTTGGTTTCTAATCAGCGATTCCATACGCGCCGTTTACTAGACTTCTGTAACATTTCGTGGGATGATGCCTGCCTTGCGTTTCATAAAACACAGCGCCAAGTAACAACTGCTAGCGCTGTGCAGGTGCGCCAGCCTCTATATGCCTCGTCGGTTAACCGGTGGCGTAACGAGGCTGAATATGTGCAGCCGTTAGTGAATGCATTCAAAGTGTAA